A window of the Penaeus vannamei isolate JL-2024 chromosome 19, ASM4276789v1, whole genome shotgun sequence genome harbors these coding sequences:
- the LOC113806313 gene encoding tRNA-dihydrouridine(20a/20b) synthase [NAD(P)+]-like → MEENVKNSLEQNEGIVPFLKPLDLFRNKQLVTVCAPMVRYSKLAFRSLVRKYGCDLCFTPMIITDSFLQSVRARHSDFTTSKNDRPLIVQFAARSGEDWAKASSMISPYCDGVDLNCGCPQRWAMAEGYGACLIHKPELVADMIRQTRSAVIDPDFTVSIKIRIHKDYKHTVDFARQMEAAGASFITVHGRTQDQRSDPVCLDAIADIKNAVKIPVVANGDVRSMDDADRIQKITGVNGVMAARGILENPAMYAGYESTPLECVKDFVNIAVSTGTPFSCFHHHLIYMLEKSLSRSERRYFNVLGSTSGVISFLNEKYMIDFYTEFYSEPLLLCNCFF, encoded by the exons ATGGAAGAGAATGTGAAAAATAGTTTAGAGCAGAACGAGGGGATAGTTCCCTTTTTAAAGCCTCTTGATCTCTTCAGAAACAAGCAATTGGTCACGGTTTGTGCACCAATGGTTAGATATTCGAA GCTGGCATTCCGTTCCCTTGTGAGGAAATATGGATGCGACCTCTGTTTCACACCCATGATCATTACTGACAGCTTCTTGCAGTCAGTTCGGGCAAGACATAGTGACTTCACCACATCCAAAA ATGATCGTCCCCTTATTGTCCAGTTTGCAGCCAGGAGTGGTGAAGACTGGGCTAAAGCATCAAGTATGATTTCACC GTATTGTGATGGTGTAGACTTGAATTGTGGTTGTCCACAGCGATGGGCTATGGCTGAGGGTTATGGAGCTTGCCTCATTCACAAACCAGAACTTGTAGCTGACATGATTCGACAGACCCGCAGTGCAGTAATAGATCCTGACTTCACAGTTTCTATCAAAATACGAATACATAAAGATTATAA ACATACGGTGGATTTTGCTCGACAAATGGAGGCAGCAGGTGCAAGCTTTATCACTGTACATGGACGCACCCAGGATCAACGTAGTGATCCAGTATGCTTAGATGCTATAGCTGACATAAAAAATGCTGTAAAAATTCCTGTTGTTGCAAATGGTGATGTTCGGTCTATGGACGATGCTGACAGGATACAGAAGATTACAGGAGTTAATG GTGTGATGGCTGCAAGAGGTATACTGGAGAACCCTGCTATGTATGCAGGCTATGAGAGCACACCTTTAGAATGTGTGAAGGACTTTGTTAACATTGCTGTTTCAACTGGAACACCTTTCAGCTGCTTTCACCATCACCTTATCTATATGCTTGAAAAATCTCTTTCACGATCAGAACGAAGATACTTCAATGTATTAGGCAGCACAAGTGGTGTGATTAGCTTCTTAAACGAAAAATATATGATTGATTTTTATACTGAATTTTATTCTGAACCTTTACTACTATGCAATTGTTTCTTCTGA